The following are encoded together in the Macadamia integrifolia cultivar HAES 741 chromosome 10, SCU_Mint_v3, whole genome shotgun sequence genome:
- the LOC122091939 gene encoding translocator protein homolog — protein sequence MESQNLKQRTRDETPVASDDTISDVQSTDDDNMKNKKERKAKMVKAKGGVRSLILSVALPLSATLAAISSLDFGRPYGEIPNKPFWYPPLWALHLASVASSLLMGLSAWLVWAEGGFHNQAAVLFLYLAQLVLGLSWAPITFVLGYTMIGLVVCMVLLGALVGCSQSFRKVNPIAGDLVMPCLAWVAFMTIVNFSLLYL from the coding sequence ATGGAGTCTCAGAACCTCAAGCAACGGACAAGAGATGAAACCCCCGTCGCGAGCGACGACACAATTAGTGACGTCCAAAGCACCGACGACGACAAcatgaagaacaagaaggaaaggaaagcgAAGATGGTGAAGGCCAAAGGCGGCGTTCGATCCTTAATCCTTTCCGTAGCTTTGCCTCTCTCTGCAACCCTAGCCGCAATCTCCTCCTTAGATTTCGGTCGCCCATATGGTGAAATACCGAATAAGCCCTTCTGGTACCCACCTCTTTGGGCTCTCCACTTGGCTTCTGTGGCTTCCTCTCTCCTCATGGGTCTCTCCGCTTGGCTTGTATGGGCCGAGGGTGGTTTCCATAACCAAGCAGCAGTGTTGTTTCTTTATCTGGCCCAACTCGTACTGGGCTTATCTTGGGCCCCCATCACTTTCGTTCTGGGATATACTATGATTGGGTTAGTCGTGTGCATGGTTCTCTTGGGAGCTCTCGTTGGGTGTTCTCAGAGCTTCAGGAAGGTAAACCCCATCGCTGGTGATCTGGTTATGCCGTGTTTGGCTTGGGTGGCTTTCATGACCATTGTAAATTTTAGCCTTCTTTACCTTTGA
- the LOC122090939 gene encoding protein RALF-like 33, which yields MAKSGGLLLLAAIFIATLVISSSKVDASGDYQIDWLPMRSTCDGSIGECLDSDEFEMDTEINRRVLATTRYISYGALKRNSVPCSRRGASYYNCKRGAQANPYRRGCNRITRCRS from the coding sequence ATGGCGAAGTCCGGTGGCCTTCTGCTGTTGGCTGCTATCTTCATAGCGACCCTCGTAATATCGTCCTCCAAAGTCGATGCCAGTGGCGATTATCAAATAGATTGGCTTCCGATGAGATCTACGTGCGATGGCTCGATCGGGGAGTGCCTTGACAGTGACGAGTTCGAAATGGACACAGAGATCAACCGGCGCGTTCTAGCAACCACCCGTTACATAAGCTATGGAGCCTTGAAGCGCAATAGCGTCCCTTGCTCAAGAAGGGGTGCCTCTTACTACAATTGTAAGAGAGGAGCTCAAGCTAACCCTTATCGCCGTGGTTGCAATCGCATTACTCGATGCCGAAgttaa
- the LOC122092148 gene encoding heat shock factor-binding protein has protein sequence MDGQDSDDSKQSTADMTVFVQNLLTQMQSRFQAMSESIVSKIDDMGQRIDELEQSINELRNEMGTEGGSPSPLAPTKAKEEDSKPASSSP, from the exons ATG GATGGTCAAGATTCAGATGATTCAAAGCAAAGTACTGCTGATATGACAGTTTTT GTCCAAAACCTTCTTACTCAGAtg CAATCCAGGTTTCAGGCAATGTCTGAATCTATTGTCTCAAAGA TTGATGATATGGGTCAGAGAATAGACGAGTTGGAGCAGAGTATCAACGAACTCAGAAACGAGATGGGAACTGAGGGGGGGTCTCCCTCTCCATTGGCCCCAACTAAAGCGAAGGAAGAAGACTCGAAACCAGCCAGTAGTTCACCATGA